Genomic window (Lewinellaceae bacterium):
GGCAGGAAGGAAGGCAAATTGACTGGCTGCTTCATTGACGAGCTTGCCTTCCGCAAATGGCCCTTCGTTAGCCTCGATCAACCCCAGTTCATGGACGTCCGTAAAGCCGCCGCTGGCCTCCTGCACGCCCAGGTCGGCGAAGCGCTCGCTGGCCACCTGCACTACGTCGCCGATTTGCAGCCCGCGGTTTAAGGCCCCGGCAATGCCGGCGTTGATGGCCAGGTGCACCTCCTTGCCGGCCAGCACTTTGCCCATGCCGTATGCCATCAGCGGCAGGCCCACGCCAGTAACCAGAACGGAGGCTTCCATTTCTCCCTTCTGGAAAGCGAAGTGCCCGCTGGGGATGAATTTTTTATTCAGGTAGTTGAGCAGGGGCTGGATTTCGAAGGGGGTGGCGGCGGCGAATAGGATGTTCATGAAGAGGGTTTTGATAATTTGAAGCCTTTGAGGTTTAGAACGTATTTGTTTAGTACTTCAGTTTGATGCTCACTGCTTTCGGCTTTGCCGAAGGCAGTGATGCTACGCCCTAAGGGCGGTTGATGCTATTGATGCTCAAACGGGGCTATCCACGACGGCGGATAAACATCAACCGGCCCGAAGGGACTTGGTATCCTTTTGAGCTTTCATAGCTCAAAAGCAGAGCATCAATAGCATCGGGCATCATTTATTAAAAATGATGCCCGCAGCGGGCGTAAAGCCCAGCACCTGGTGATAGCTGGATGCAATATCAAGGCGCAGCCCGTTGGGCAGGGCGTACCCCAGGCCAAAGCTCATGGAGGTAGGCTGGGTAGCTGCGCCCAGCCGCAGGAAAAGCGGTTCGGCGATCTGGTACTCCACGCCGAATTTGGCACGGGCGGCATAGTCGATGTCCTTTTCCAGTTCGGCCAGCAGGGTCAGTTTATCGGAAGGCAGGTAGCTCAGCCCCAGCTTTAAGACGGTGGGCAGGTTGTCTTCGTTCGTCACCTGTATCCGGGCGGGGCTGAACAGGTGGAAACCCAGGTTCAACTGCGGCAAGAGTTCCGCCAGGGCACCCACTTCGAAAGTGAAAACGGCTTTGTTTCCATACTCCGGAATACGCGTATTCAGCATCAGGAACTGTGCGCCGATGGATAATTTTTCCAGTAGCTTGCGCCCGTAAGCCAGGCCGATCCGCTGTTCGTTGTATTGGTCGAAACCAAAGTAATGCAGGGTCAGCCCGAAGGTTCCCGAAGCCGTGGGCAGGGCGGCGCCCAATCCGATGGACCGGATTTCGCTTACCAGGAACCGCTGTTCGCCGTAGGCCGTTATCGCCATGCTTTCCAGGTGCGCCAGACCGGCCTGGTTGGCAAAAATGCTGTTGATGTCGGTGAAGGTGGCGCCAGTTTGCCCCATGGCCACGGCCCGGGCGCCGGCTGCCGGCGGAGCGCCGTTTTGGGCATTTAGGCAATGGAAGCCGGATAGAAAGAGCAGGATGTAGAAGTATTTCATCATCTGGTTGTATTGTTCGCCCGGCATAGCCGGCGGCTGTATGGTTATTTTGGGAGTGTCCAACGTTCTGTGTCCGAAGTTCGAAATCACGTCATAAAATCACCCCTTTTCCCCTTCCTCTTCCAACGTCGCCTTCCGGGCCTTTTTCTGCTCGTTATTGCTCTCGTAGATGCAGTAGTTTTCGTACTTCACCGGGTCGCGTTCCACCCAGATGTCCTTGCCGATATTGCAGAGGGTGATCAGTTCGTCGTACAATTTGTTGCCCTGTTCGATGCGGCGCTCCACGGAGATGTCGCGGTCGGCAACCTTGTCCTGCTGGATGTTGACGGCCATTTCAAAATCGCGGGTGGCGTCCGTCACTCTTTTGATCACATTTTCATTTACGCCCACATCCGCCAGGAAGTCGATCTGCTGGCGCGCCACGCGCACCACCCGGCGGCCGCAGAAGATGAGCTGGGCGTCGGTCATGTCGCCCATTTTGGCGGTGCCGAATTTACGGTAGCGGCCGCTTCGGTTGTTGTACTTTATTTTCACCCGCGTCATCAGGCTGCGGATGGCGGTTTTCAGGCTCTCGGCCGCCTTGTATTTTTTGTCGGTGGTGATCATCTGGTCGCCCAGCAGCTCGTCGTCGTCAGGCAGGCCGCGGAACTTGCCGCACAAAGCCTGGAAGCCCTTCAGGCGGTCGATGTCATAACCGTATTGAGTGAACAGGGCCAGGTCGCGCTGGGCGTATTTGATGCGTTCCACGCATTGCAGGTAAAGGTCGGCATCGGGAAAGTTGTACTGGCGGTGGGCGCTTTGCTTTTTCATCTTATCGCGATTTGATGATAAAGCAAATTTATGTCATGTTCTTGATAAAAACAAGTTTTTGCAAAGGCGAAAACTTAATGGGTTTATTTGAAGGCGACATTTACTCAGGCAAGGTTTTCTGTCTTGCCAAGCCTAAACCTAAACCTGAACCTCCACCTGAACCTCACTCTTCACTCCTCCCCCGAAGCCTGATAAGCAGAATAAACCCGCCGCAAGTACCAGCGCACTACCCGGACCCGGGCAACCCGCCAGGCAAAAACTGCTTTTTCCCAAACGGCCACACCCGTTTCTTTACCCCAATTCCACCCCAGGCGGGCGGCGGTGGCGAGCTTCTCCCGCCACCAGGGCCAGCGGTACTGCCGGATTCGGTCGATATTGGCGATAAGCAGGAAGAAGAATGCAATAAACAAAGCGGCGCCGAAGGCGGCCTGCCAGGGCGTAAGGCTGCGGTACCAGAAAGTGGACAGGCCAATGCCAAACCAGGTGCTGTACAGCAAGACGAAGTGCACCTCGTAAATGACCAGCGTTTCGCTGCCGATGCGCAGGAGGAGTTTGGGGATATTTTGCCACAGCTGGGCGATCCAGATGAAGATGGCAACGGCGATGAAGACATGCCCCAGCCGCCACGCCAGGAAGTTGAAGTTGGCGTGTGCCAGGAAGTTCTGCCAGCCGGTCGCTTCGTACAGTTGCACCAGCACCCAGGAGGAACAATAGTGGGTGAACAAGCCAGAGGCTAAGAGCGCCAATGGCAGGATTTGCCCGAATGCCCATTGGGGGCGGCGGTTCAGGGCGTAGCCCAGCACCCCCCCGAGCATGGAATAGCCAACCCAGGGGATGGGGGTGAAAACGGAGCCATTGGATTGGGTAAAGTAGTTCTCCAGCGCCAGGGGCAGAAAGGTCCAGTCGGCATTTTTAAATTCGAAATGAAAGTAAAATACCAGCGCCCCGCCCAGCCCCAGCAGCAAGGGGTAGGAAAGCCGGAAGTAACGGCTCAGCCCAAAAACGGCGATGAGGGACAACAAAGACAGCCCGATGCAGTGCAGCACGTCGACGGCAAAAAGCGCCGGATAAATATGGAACGTGAGCAGCTGAGGGAAGCTGAGCCGGAGGATATACCCGATGACGATCAACTCCACCCCCCGGCGCAGCCCTTTCCTCACCCGCCCATTCTCCCGGAACGGCGCCTTGTCCCGCATCAGCAGGAAGACGAAGATCAACCCGCTGGCGAAAAAGAAAATGGGGGCGGTCATGCCCCGCATAAAGGACCAGGCGCTAAAGACGGGGTTGCCCAGGTCGCGGAATGACGGCGCCAGCAGGGTGTCAATAAAGTGGCCCTGCAGCATCATCAGGATGGCGTAGGCGCGCAATAGGTCGATGAAGGTGACGCGCCGGTTGGCGAAAGGAGCGGATATCGGTCTGATGGCTGTATGTTTTTTTTAAAGAATCACTGATCAATGATACCGGAAATTACAGACGTAAAATAACCTTTTTGTAACGTTCGGGATCGGAAAAAAACAGCTCATATCTGAAATTAGTTTTAGGGCCGTCCGGTATTTTGTGTTTATGTTTAAGTGGTAATGGTTCGGTGAGATTTGTTTGGGAACAACTGTTGTTTTAAGCCGGGCTTTTTATGAGTAAAACTCTGGCTGCCATTTGTTTGCGGGGCAAAGTTAGGGAAAATCATCCTGGCAAGTGGTTTTTTGAGAAATTATTTGATGCCTCTCAGATAGGATAATCGCACAGGATTTGGGGGTATTGGAATTTGATTATGTAGTGCCGCTTTCCTTTTCATCGAATGGAACAGGCATAATGTCTAATACTTTTAGAACCAATAAGTTATAATTGTTTCGAAAATTTTCCAAATGGTATTATCATAAATTAATATTCATTCAAGACTTTAAATGCGCTACTCAAACTTTCTGTAATATCCCCCGCCACCATCGCCTCCTGCCCGAACTCCCGGGCCGCAAGATCCCCCGCCAGCCCATGCAAGAATACTCCAAGCAATGCAGCATGTAGCGGTTCATAACCCTGCGCCAGTAAGCCGGTGATCATGCCCGTCAGCACATCCCCGCTGCCCGCCGTGGCCATGCCCGGGTTGCCGGTGCTGTTGAAATAACAACACCCGTCCGGGGCGGCGATGCAGGTGTGGGCACCCTTGAGCACGATGTGAATGCCCAGTTCCTGTGCTTTTTTTCGCTGCATTTCGTTGCGTTCGAAACCATTAGAAGCCTTGCCGAAGAGGCGTTCGAACTCCTTGGGGTGGGGGGTGAGGATGCTGCCCTTGGGGATATGCTGCTGCCACTCCGGGCGCTTTCCCAGGATGTTGAGGGCGTCGGCGTCGATCACCAGGGGTTGGTTGGCCTTTTTCAGCAATTCCAGCACGGCTTTCCGGGTGGCCTTCTTCTGGCCCAGGCCGCAGCCCAGGCCAATGGCGGCATATCCTTCCAGTTTGGGGATTGCAGAAAGCAGGAATTGGTGGCGGTCGACGTTAACCATCGCTTCCGGCACGCTGATCTGCATGATCTCGTACCCGCATTTGGGCACGTGCAGGCTTACCAGCCCGGCGCCGGCGCGCAGGCAGGCGCGGCCGGAAAGCACGGCGGCGCCCATCTTGCCGTAGCTGCCCACGAGGAGCAGGGCATGGCCATAGGTGCCCTTGTGGCCGTACTTGTGGCGAGGCCTAAGCAACAGTTTTATAAAAGCCTCATCCATAAAGAAATATGGTGTTTGCGCCTCTTCAATCGCTTTGGCGTGCAGGCCAATACTTCGGGCTGTCCATGTCCCTACCCGCTGCTGGTTTTCCGGAAAGAAAAAGGCGAACTTGGGCATTTCGAAGCTGAAAGTATAGTCGGCATGGAAGACAATGCTCTCTGTAGGCCGGTCAGCGAAGAGCCCCGAAGGGATGTCGATGGCCACTCGGGTGCCCGACTGCCGGTTGAGGTGCTCCAGCAGCTCCGCCCAGAAGCCCTCCACCGGGCGGTTGAGGCCGGAGCCGAAGATGCCGTCGATGATAATAGCGCCCTTGGGCAATTCCGGCAGGGCGCCGTTCTTTTCAATATCTTGAACAGGCACGCCGCCGTGGGCGGGCAATCGGCCGAGGTTGACGTCAAAATCTTCAGAAGTGCTGCTGCCGATGCGGCAACGGTAAACTTTCACATCGTAGAAGCGGTGGTGCAGCATTCGGGCGATGGCCAGGCCGTCGCCCCCGTTGTTGCCCGGCCCGCAGAAGATGTGAATTGGCCTTTGTACATCGGGAAACTGTTCAGTAAACCAGTAGGCAAAGGCGAGGGCTGCCCGCTCCATCAGGTCAATGGAAGCAATGGGCTCGTTCTGGATGGTGTACGCGTCGAGTTGGCGGATTTGTTCTGCGGTGAAGATTTTCATTTGGGAGTTGTTGATTGGTTATGATTAACCGGGCCTGCTAATAAAGTTTATCAGTAATTTAGGAAATTGCCTTACTAAAAAACACAAGCCAATGGAGTTATCCAAATTTTTTGAAGGGTTAAAAGTCGTAGAGCTGGCCAGCGTCCTGGCGGGCCCGGCAGTCGGCATGTTTTTTGCCGAGCTGGGCGCCGAGGTCATCAAAGTAGAAAACCCGCTTACCGGGGGCGACGTCACCCGCCGCTGGAAATTGCCCAATGAAAGCCCCGATGCAGCGTTGTCGGCCTATTACTGCTGTGTCAATTATCAAAAAAAGGTGCGCTTCATCAATTTAAAAACAACGGAAGGGCAGGCGGAAGTTTACGCGTTGGCCAAAGAAGCCGATATCGTCATCAGCAATTATACCGGCAGGGACGCTGGAAAGCTGGGCATGAGTTACGAGGCGCTGGCCCGGCTGAACCCCCGCCTGATTTACGCCCATCTGACCGCCTTCGGGGAGGAGGTCGAACGCCCGGCATTCGACGTGGTGCTGCAGGCCGAGGCCGGCTACCTCTTCATGTCGGGCGAGCCTGGCCGGGAGCCCTCCAAAATGCCGGTGGCGCTGATCGATATCCTGGCGGCTCATCAGCTGAAGGAAGGCATCTTGCTGGCCCTGCTGCGCCGCCAGCAAACCGGGCAGGGCGCCTACGTCAGCACTTCCCTGCTCGAATCCGCCATCGCCTCTCTGGCCAACCAGGCTACCAACTGGCTGATGGCGGGGTTTATTCCTCAGCCCATGGGCAGCCAGCACCCCAACATCGCTCCCTACGGCGATATTTTTCTGACACAAGACCGGAAAGCGCTGGTCATCGCCGCCGGCACGGAGCGGCAGTTTCAAACCCTTTGCCGCGTGCTTCAACTCGCCGGCC
Coding sequences:
- a CDS encoding CoA transferase, which translates into the protein MELSKFFEGLKVVELASVLAGPAVGMFFAELGAEVIKVENPLTGGDVTRRWKLPNESPDAALSAYYCCVNYQKKVRFINLKTTEGQAEVYALAKEADIVISNYTGRDAGKLGMSYEALARLNPRLIYAHLTAFGEEVERPAFDVVLQAEAGYLFMSGEPGREPSKMPVALIDILAAHQLKEGILLALLRRQQTGQGAYVSTSLLESAIASLANQATNWLMAGFIPQPMGSQHPNIAPYGDIFLTQDRKALVIAAGTERQFQTLCRVLQLAGLPEDERFSTNARRVKNREALNAVLSSSFLKYTRQEALDILLEAKVPVGCIRNMEEVFEQPRARAMVLEELLPGGERTKRVKTVAFQARGLNPDTEFD
- a CDS encoding NAD(P)H-hydrate dehydratase, which encodes MKIFTAEQIRQLDAYTIQNEPIASIDLMERAALAFAYWFTEQFPDVQRPIHIFCGPGNNGGDGLAIARMLHHRFYDVKVYRCRIGSSTSEDFDVNLGRLPAHGGVPVQDIEKNGALPELPKGAIIIDGIFGSGLNRPVEGFWAELLEHLNRQSGTRVAIDIPSGLFADRPTESIVFHADYTFSFEMPKFAFFFPENQQRVGTWTARSIGLHAKAIEEAQTPYFFMDEAFIKLLLRPRHKYGHKGTYGHALLLVGSYGKMGAAVLSGRACLRAGAGLVSLHVPKCGYEIMQISVPEAMVNVDRHQFLLSAIPKLEGYAAIGLGCGLGQKKATRKAVLELLKKANQPLVIDADALNILGKRPEWQQHIPKGSILTPHPKEFERLFGKASNGFERNEMQRKKAQELGIHIVLKGAHTCIAAPDGCCYFNSTGNPGMATAGSGDVLTGMITGLLAQGYEPLHAALLGVFLHGLAGDLAAREFGQEAMVAGDITESLSSAFKVLNEY
- the mqnB gene encoding futalosine hydrolase; protein product: MNILFAAATPFEIQPLLNYLNKKFIPSGHFAFQKGEMEASVLVTGVGLPLMAYGMGKVLAGKEVHLAINAGIAGALNRGLQIGDVVQVASERFADLGVQEASGGFTDVHELGLIEANEGPFAEGKLVNEAASQFAFLPAAQGISVNKVHGYPPDIEAIRAKYPEAEVESMEGAAFFYACLSEGIPFLEIRAISNYVEARNRENWDVPLAIEKLNEVLVELVESFF
- a CDS encoding DUF1624 domain-containing protein, translating into MRAYAILMMLQGHFIDTLLAPSFRDLGNPVFSAWSFMRGMTAPIFFFASGLIFVFLLMRDKAPFRENGRVRKGLRRGVELIVIGYILRLSFPQLLTFHIYPALFAVDVLHCIGLSLLSLIAVFGLSRYFRLSYPLLLGLGGALVFYFHFEFKNADWTFLPLALENYFTQSNGSVFTPIPWVGYSMLGGVLGYALNRRPQWAFGQILPLALLASGLFTHYCSSWVLVQLYEATGWQNFLAHANFNFLAWRLGHVFIAVAIFIWIAQLWQNIPKLLLRIGSETLVIYEVHFVLLYSTWFGIGLSTFWYRSLTPWQAAFGAALFIAFFFLLIANIDRIRQYRWPWWREKLATAARLGWNWGKETGVAVWEKAVFAWRVARVRVVRWYLRRVYSAYQASGEE